The following is a genomic window from Rhododendron vialii isolate Sample 1 chromosome 9a, ASM3025357v1.
gtgaaaattaatataattgGCTAAAGTAAGTTGGctaatttgtttaattgcttAACGACAgacttatctatttcaatctTTCAAGTTACACAAttagcaaatttcaaaaatggttatttgatggttaacattgatcacttagCAAATGAATGAGTAACAATATTTGAGATTGACATTGATCACTTGGCTAATGTAGGAGTAACCACTAGTGAGCcaataaattgaaatatctcatttatttgatcattttttaaaagtaattttattaatataaatgcatttatttaatttatcataaaagtaataaaatagatccaaataaaatttcatgtGGTAGGTAATATGATATTAATGATGATATACATAAATGTATACCTACACGTCATTAATGCCATACTTACTATGGAAAATAGTTTACTTACCAAAGTACAAGGCTAGAGATACCACAACAACTAAATTTTTACGATGGACTAATATTCGTTGATAATACTTACTATGTGGTTGACAATACTTACCATAAAATAAGGGCAAAACGACTATATGCTTAAACCATTCTTACCACACAAACTGATCACGTTTTGCCAATTGCTTTGTTTACCTACCATCAATTATGACATTTATGGTACTAGGTTTCTTCATACCTACCTTAAACTCTGCAAACTTATTCACTCTAACTCCTCTATCTCCCTGCAAACTTATCCACTCTAACTCCTTTAACTCCCATTCATCTCTCttcttgtccaaaaaaaaaatgaagatttaagAAGAACCTCCATAAGAAGTTGAAGAAGCTCACCAAGTAAGTTTTTTTGAAGAACAAACTGAATGTAGTTGTGATGATTACCTCATACGAACTTACCAAAAGATCATAAGTTGAAGAATCTCGAATAAGTGTTTTACAATAATCTAAAGCTTCCtaggtttttatgttttttatggtTATACTTACCATTGCCTTTTGCGTTTTATACCTCTTTTTATGGTATTTTTATTACGGATGAAATCGTATTTAGGAAGTTTTAGGAGAATAAGTTCTCTGTATTCGTGGTAAGCCTCTTACTATCTAGTTAGTTGATAGACTATTATTTATTTGTCCATTCACTAATTTTCAAAGTTGAACTGTCAACAAATCCCGATAGTGTGCAAGCCCAGTTCCATGGCAACAACATTGGAGGATGGGAAGATGATTTCAGACAAGGATTGTGAAGGATAAATGTAACATTTTGTTTGTATTAAGTCAGTGAGTAGAGGGATAAGAAGTTTATTGTAATCTTTTAATTCAGTAAAACTAGGGCAATGATCTGAATAAGAACTTATCTATAGTCGTAGTAAGGCAGTGAGTAGTATTATTGAAATGGTAACAATGCCTAAATTTTAGCAAGCATACCATGTTCAAATGGTAAGTAATGCAATGGAAATGAGAAATATGTCCAGATTTCTGTAAGTTTGATTATTGCGGttattgaaatggtaagaatcCCCATATTTTAGTAAGCACACCCTGTTTATATGGTAAGTAATGTTATGGAAATGAGATGTATGCCCAGATTTCTGTAAGTTCGGttattgaaatggtaagaatcCCCATATTTTAGTAAGCACATCCTGTTTATATGGTAAGTAATGCTATGGAAATGAGATGTATGCCCAGATTTCTGTAAGTACGTttattgaaatggtaagaatcCCCAGATGTTAGTAAGTATACCCTATTTATATGGTAAGTATTGCCATAGAAATGAGAAGTATGCCCGGATTTCTGTAAGTATGGGTGTCCCCAGATTTTCTGTAAGTACGGTTATTGAAATGGTAAAAATCCCCAGATTTTAATAAGCATACCCTGTTTATATGGTAAGTATTGCTATAGAAATAAGAAGTATGCCAAAATTTCTGTAAGTATGGGTGTGCCCATATTTCTGTACATAATTACATATGGGTATTGAAATGGTACAACCTGTTCATGGCacacgaaacaacaccaaaaagatACTAACCAAGATCACCATTTACCAAACACCAAGAGCCACAAAGTTTACAAAAATGCAGCATTTGCCATATCAAATTTACAACAAAAGCCACCAAGGCACCTCACATTCATCAAGTTTACAACATGGTAGAATTTTGCCATATCATCAAGTTCACAAAAAGGCAACATTTGCCAGATCATTGTTTGTCTCCATAACTGAATTTTAACTACATTTGTCATAAAAAAGAACTCCAATTGCTATCAAGTTATCCTTCTAGTGTTGCGATATTTTTGTTGAGCCTTTCAGATGACTTCATTCCTGATTATGTTCTCCCCACAAAGGATCAAGTCCAAAACCAAGTTGTTCCTACCCTCTTCAGAAGTGAATTTCAACTACATTTAATAAAATAACCAAAGATTAGAAGTAATGAGTGGCCCAAACGAATTGTAATCGTAAGATGAATAAAAAGACTAATTTCATACCTTAGCGGCTTCTTCCTTATTAAATTGCTTCAAATCAAAGTACTTGGCAGTGTACACGCCACAATCATCGCTACCTGATTCTTGAATTGGAAGCCATTTCAGTCTTTTAATTGGTAGCTTATGGGCTTTCTTGACACATCCATTATTCCCCAAGTGTTGAATTAGATCATCCAAGTATTGAAGCACACGAAGGACCTTCTCGTTTTGTACTTTGGGTTTGCTCAGAGAAGGTAATGAATCAAGTACATATACAATTGCATGTTTGAAATTTACGACACACATAAACCAATGAATGTTGTTATCATTGATTGGGATGTACACCCATTCCAATTCTTCGAGTATCTCTGTGTATCGACTAGATCCACCATATTGACAGTTAGTGCTATGAATgactacaaacaaaaactagatGTCATTAGTATTAAGATTCATCATATTCAGCATCAACATGCAACTTTTGGGAAGAAGTCATTAATATCCAAATCAATAAAATTCATTGAAACCCAGAAATAGCAAGAGAAATGCACGTCAAATTTCAATCAATAACACTCTTCAAGTACAGAAACTTTCagtaaaaacagaaaaagacaTCAGACGCAAAAACAAGGAAATGCCCACCACATGAACTTTTTTCTGACCAACATATCGTTTTGAGCAATGTGGAACTCATAGCCAAAGTCCTAACTTCTACTATATCCAATGACTAAGGACCCACTGTTTTGACTGTATCCAATGACTAAGGTCCCGTTGTTTTCACTATACCCAACGACTAAGGTCATGTTGTTTAGCAATCGCTTACAATAGTGCTTGGGAAAGGTATTAGACAAGAGGCGGCAGCCTCGCCCCCGCTAGTTTTGTGAAATGACTGATTATCCAGAGTTCCCCACTCAAACCCTCGCGCCGTAGCGCGAGAGCAGATAGCACTTATCATCACATCATATAACAACCTACGCACCATCTATGGAAGAAAATGCATTTGAGATGGGCTCTGTTTCACGTTTTTTGTTCTTGTCATTAACTTATCTATTTTTGGGGGAGTATTAGAAGAGTACCCCTTCAGACAAATTACAAACCAACTTGTTAACGAAAAGTGGAAATCATGCCTAACTTTTCATCAGCATTCAGCACTAAAGCAATCATAATGAATGGAAAAAAGTTACTTGACCTAGCCAAGTCATCTCAGCTGGAAGGGAACGTTGGAATTAACTACAACACCATTTCTAATTAGCATAGAATATTGGCTCAGAATGTTAGGAGAGAGAGTTGGTTCCCACTGAAATCTGCTTAGTAATTGGCAAATTGTGGTTAAAGGATTAGGCATGAAACAATGGtgacaaaaaatgcaaaacaatttTACGTAAAAAATATGCTGTACATtgcaatttctttttctctcaaatatcttttattttgcttatgcaAGTAACCGGAACACATTCACGCCTGTTTTCTAGCAATTTCTACTGAACCACGTGATTCACTAGCAGGGAAAGATACTTTCAATTTAATCTTGGTAAAATAGGTTTTCTATGGATACAGGCATACAGCACATTAGGACGTGTTGGGGTTTTTACAAACCCATTGTGGCTGTCAAAGGGGTGCAGGTTTACGAACCCATTTTTAACCCTAGTATGGCAAACTAGGAGTAAACCCATTGTtgtcaatggagagagagagagagagagagagagagagagagagtggcagACTAGGAGTAAACCCATTGTtgtcaatggagagagagagagagagagagagagagagagagagagagagagagagagttaccttGTCATTGGCTTAGGGCTGTGGAGGTCAGCAGGTGTAGGAGGTTTCCACCATTGTTCAGAGGAGCAGAggactgataaaaaaaaaaaaaaaagaggagcagaggagaaagagaggcgTCTGGGTGTCTATGGAGAGAAAGAGCCGTAGAGCTGTGGTTGGGAAGAGGAGCTGTAGAGCTGCGTTTGGGGAGCTATGGAGTTTTTGCCTCTTTTGATTGTGGAggcgtgaggagagagaggcgggaGGGAGGAAGGGCAAAGGATTAGGGCTTGGGAAAGTTTTTAAGTGCCAAAGGTAACCGGGAGTAGGAGGTGAATGAGAGAGGGTGGAAGTTCTAtattaatggttgagattaaaTCCATAGCATTTGACGGCTCAGAGAGAATGGGAGTATGCTGCTCCCAAACCGCTTGGGAGCACCACAGCCAGACGCCTTCGAGACAGGTCCTGTCTAACTTGATTTCCCCGTCAAGTCCTCCTAAGCACATGATTCCAAAAAGTTCATAGCTAACGAGATCCTTTtacacgcctctctctctctctctctcatactgtTTGTAGTACTAGTATTTTAATGTTGAAGATTTCTTAAGGCGTCCGGCTGTGGTGCTCCCAAGCGGTTTGGGAGCACCATACTCCCATTTTGTCTGAACCGTTGGATCAAATACTTTTAATCCCAGCCAGAGAAGtccttctctccctctttctcccaGTTACCTTCTATCACCAGTTTTATGtacgtgaattttttttgaaatccctAATTATtttgccctctctctcccctccgcTCCTGACGCCCCTCTCGCGCATCCACCTCCGCGGGAGTCCGCGGCTCCCTAATGCAGACGACGAAATCGGAGTCGGTTGCCTCCTGCCTCTCTCTCCGGTCGACGGAAACCTCTGCACCTCCACAGCCCACTGAGCAAACGACgaaagccctctctctctctcttgcgaTCTCCCCCAACTCTgcgaggtatctctctctctctctctctcacacacacacacacacacacacacacagagacaccCCTATACGTATACATGCACGTACCCAGCCCTATACACATCACAGAGAGCCCTAGCATTTTGTGGTTTGTGGCTATAGGAGTCAAGAAATCCATTCGGTTACAGCACAGGAGTGGCCACTAGTTTGGAAAACTAGAATTTGGGGCCAGTCGCCAACCATAAGGAATTTAGGGCTTGTGAGTCTGTATTCAACTGTGCTGGTCCTGATGTGGAATTGATTGACATGGTCGCATTAACACAGGCTTCCATTTGGCTCATTCCTGTAACGAATTAAGTTACGGTGTACATGATTGAAGGGCATTTTTGGTTGCTCATTCCCTTCGGGTCTGTGTGATcctaacaaacaaaacaaataagccaataaataaataaataaaacaagaacGGAACTGAACATTCATTCTCCTCCAAAATTTATGATTAATAGGTTGCAAGCACTAAAAGTACTAACTAGTAAGTACATTAGACACAAAGGTTATGACTCTGAGTGCTGAAAACACAGCAAAAACAGTTCGGATAGGccgttcaaaaagaaaaaaaccagtTCGGATAGAGCCCCATAGCATCTGCTTAGAGAGGTAACTTAAATATCGGTATATCAAAATCAGTCCCTTATAATTTGTAAATTACCGGACACTGGCCACTGTATGTTAACACTTAAATGGTACCTGAACTCCTAAACTGTACAAACAGATGACACAGAACACATAGAATTTTCGTTTCGCACTTTGAATGCTCATTTTGTTTCCTTCTACCGGTCAATGTTCAGATACAGAGGTTTGCAAACGAACACAACCCCGACTGATCATTTATTTAGTCTGCAAATTAATGCCATTCTCTGCATTTGGTGTGTGTAGATCTGCCAACTAACTAGATTCATACtaaaagtataaaaaagaaGACCGTAATGCTGTTCCAAAGCATCCTTGTAATGGATGGATATATTTCTTGTATGTCTTTTTGAGACTTTGAGTATCTTTAATGGCCACAAGTTACAATTCGTTTGGACCACTCATTATTTCTAATATTTGGTTATTTTGTTAAATGTAGTTGAGATTCACTTCTGAAGAGGGTAGGAACAACTTGATTTTGGACTTGATCCTTTGCGGGGAGAACGTAATCAGGAATGAAGTCATCCGAAAGGCTCAAGAAAAATACCGCAACACTAGAAGGATAATTTGATACCACGGCGCCTTTGTGGCTTTTGTTGTAAACTTGATTTCAATCATGTTGTAAACTTGATGAATGTGAGGTGCCTTTGTGGCTTTTGTTGTAAACTTGATATGGCAAATACTGCCTTCAATTTAGATCATTCTATTGTTTGCTGCTATTGTAATGGTAACAGCTCGTTGTAATGGTGATCTATTTTGGACAGTTTTCTGTTGCTGCTGCTATTTCTTCTGCTGCAGGTGTTGGGTAATCTGTTGGATGGCTGTTTTGCTATTGAACTGCTGTTGCTGTCCAGGTGTTGTGCTGCTTGCTGCTTTGCTCCTACGGCTGCCTTCTGTTCTATTATGACTGCTGTTTGCTATTGAACTGTTGTTGGCTGCTATGGTTTGGTTTAAGCTATGTATTCGGTTATGTCTGCTACCCATGTCACTTTTGTACCATATTGTTTGGTGTGCCATGAATAGATTGTTATGCTCTCAATAACCGTAATTACAAAAAATCTGGGCATGCTTCTCATTTTCATagcattacttaccatttatacagggtgtgcttactaaaatctgggaattcttatcatttcaataacagtacttaaaaaaatttgggcgCTCTTCTCATTTCCATTgcattacttaccatttatacaagctgtgcttactaaaatctgggaattcttaccatttcaataacagtacttacaaaaatctggGAATTCAGACGAGTTGTCTTTGTAGAAGAAAAGAGAACTTGGCAGGTAACAATAACGAGTTCTACTAAAGTTTTGAAAGTTTCAATAGAGTGCTTTAGttcacttattttcttttgagaaactTCTGtaaatttctttgttcttcttgtacATTGGTCATGGGCTTTTAAAAGACCCTTCTCAAGTTTAATTGACCAGGATTTGAGTTTCTTGCTCAAAGTTTTCCTCTTCATTTTATTTGCTTAATCTTTTCTAGTACGCTCTTGCCTGAAGTTAAAGTTTTTCCTAGTCACATTAATCAGTAATGGAGGCCGAACTAGATGCCATCtctaaaaaagtaattttggttTTCAGGTGGGCGATGTGTTGTCACCCGTACTAAGTATAGCTACTGCATCCTTACATGCTGCTATTGCTCCCAAGTCCCACCATATTTTTCCTTTCCGCTTTATCACTCTTTCATagcattacttaccatttatacaGGGTGTGCTTACTAAAATCTGAGAATTCTTACAATATCAATAACAgtacttacaaaaatctggGCGTACTTCTCATTTCCATagcattacttaccatttatacaGAGTATCCTAACTAAAATATGGAGATTCTTACCATCTCAATAACTTACATAAATTTGGGCATTCTTCTCATTGCCAAAGCAATACTTACCATATAAATAGGGTATGCTTGCTAAAATCTGGGCATTGTTACCATTTCAATAATCGTACTCACTGTCTTACCATGACTACAGATAAGTTCTAACTAGATAGTAAGAGGCTTACCAAATTAGTAAATAGACAAATAAATAATAGTCTATCAACTAACTAGATAGTAAGAGACTTACCAAATTAGGGTTGACACTGGATTCACAACTATTGATTGTGTAATCAGTGTGCATAAAGGCTGAATGATATATCGACGAGTCTCGcccggtaaatgattgttggtGAATAACGCTCACATCTGATTCATATGTGTCTTCATCCTCATTCATGTCTCCTAGATTATCTCCATGCACTAATTTGGGGCATTTGGTTCTTATGTGACTAGATTCTTTACAATTGCCACATTTTCTTGTTCTCTACAATGGTAAAAACTAACATACATATGTTAACCACAAATACTATATTACCAACGGTATGGCAAGCAAAACTGTTACCTATGGAGATTACCTACCATTTCCATGATCATAATTACCATAACAAAATGGTTTTTTACTAAATTCTAGATATACTTACCAGGAATATAGAGAACTTATTCTCCTGATATTTTCTAAATATGGTTTTCATCCGTagtaaaaatacaataaaaagaGGTATAAAAAGCCATAGTAAATGGTAAGTATaaccataaaaaacgtaaaaatAGCTTCATTAGATTATTGTGAAACTCTTATTCGAGATTTTTCAACTTATGATCATTTGGTAAGTTGGTATGAGGTAATCATCACAACTAATTTCAGTTTATTCTTCAAGAAAACTTACTTGGTGAGCTTCTTCAACTTGTTATGGAGGTTCTTcttaaatcttcatttttttggacAAGAGAAGAGATGAATGTGAGCTTTTTGGACAAGAGGAAAGATGAATGGGAGCTAGAGGAGTTAGAGTGGATAAGTTTGCAGGGTTTAATGTAGGTGTGGAGAAACCTAGTACCATTAATGTCATAATTGGTGGTAGGTAAACAGGGCAATTGACAAACCGTGAATAAGTTTGTGTGGTAAAACTGGTCTAAGTATGTAGTCGTTGTTCCCTTATTTCATGGTAAGTATTGTCAATCACATGGTAAGTTTTATCAATGAATATTAGTCCGTCGTAAAAATTCAGTTTTTGTGGTATCTCTAGCCATATTCTTTGGTAAGTAATCTTTATTCTATAGTAAGTATAACATTAATGACGGGTAGGTATACATTAATGTATATCACCATTAATGTCTTATTACCCATTAATGTCTTATTACCTaccacattaaattttatttggatatattgtattacttttatgataaattaaataaaagcagtcatattaataaaattacttttataaaaggatcaaataaatgagatatttcaatttactAGTTCACTAGTGGTTATTCTTACATTAGCAAAGTGATCAATGTTAATCTCAAGGACTATTACTCCTTCATTTGTtaagtgatcaatgttaaccatCAAATAACCATTTTTCAAATTTGCTAATTGTGTAACTTGAAGGATTGAAATAGATAAATCTGTGGTTAAGCAGTTAAACAAATTAGTCAACTTACTTTAGAcaattatattaattttcactaatcaCTATCATTCAACATCATTGTTAACTACCACATCTGCCAATTGGCTGAACATATAATCAGAtaaatcaattacaaatgaatcaatTCTCGTTGATTGATTGCTGCCAAATATATTAGTATCAACACtattagttgttagatttgtgaaatatatcatattgatcactataaactatattaatgaatttgaatggcctaatttcattaaatactaGAGAATtctacaaaattattcaatcactattaaacaaaaatatatttatcgtACAATGTTGTTGTAACAATCAACTTGTGGCGtcattttataatatatattaactatatttgtaagctatcaaaatattaataaatatcttgttttttccataatatttaaaaCTAAGTTATTTAACTCAGATACCTTCTAATATCTATAATAAAggattatttaaaaattaatcaattaaatacatttataatgtCAGTTGAAaattatggaaaatatttttcaaatttttatattttcataaccaattaaaataatttttttttatattttttagataattcttctaatatttaaatccctaaaatctgcaaattttcccgccaaaaaatcagataccttttttttttacttaatggCAACTTGTTACCTGACCAACCGGTTGTAGTATGCGTTGCCTGTTTGTGTGGTAAGTGTTACCTTatacaatggtaagtgttgccttagtaaATGGTATAAATTGCCTGTTCTGTGGTAAGTAATTCTtcgtttttttggtcaaaaccacctcattttcaacaaaaccacccatgttttagtttttggtttcaATCCAAGGGTTGAGgtttatctattttcaatccaatggtTGTAATTCaatgggagtatgatgctcccataccacttgggagcatcacagAAGTTTTGTTTCTTAAGTGcaccatattttaatttgtaccTTCATGCAACATATGTCATGAATTAAtatctcttctttttcctttttctaccAACCTCATGTCATTTTAGACCCCACCccccatctctctttctctctctctctctctctcatacctTTTACATTCTAAATctgaaagttaaaaaattaagggggttaaagtaatttttggtaaataataaaataaataaaaattattacatatttatttactactaaaaaagaaagagttaaaagtaatttttagaagtaaaaattaaaagaaaaaggaatgtTAATGCATGCCAGTAGCTCCATTCATTATAAATTAATGGAATGGGTTGGCGGGGGCTAATTGTTAACGAAATGATAAGTTCGTATGTGTTTTTATCATTATTCATAGtccatgtatttttttttagaattggcTTAAAGTTCAAGtggttttttgaaattttttcgatTTTATAATCCGAACTCCATGTTGTGGAGACGGCATTTGAGGAGAGGTTCCGCGGGAAAATAGCTCCATGCCAGAATATTAAAAACCTCAACACTTCTCATTCTTATTACttctaaaaatatgaaaatgaaaaaacaatgGAAGATGAAAAGGTCctctttattaataaaaaaataaaaacccaatcCCGTCTTCGTCCTAAATGCAACCTTAAGTTTTTGACGCGCTAGCTGTTAACccgctagctagctagctgaCCATTTCGCCAGTGGACTTGGGATTGAAGTGCCATTGAGTGGGGAAGGCTATAAATATGTTGTGCTAGCTAAGCTTCTTtcacaaaatctgcatcttcaACTTTTTCCAACTGGTAATATTAATCCTGCTTGTATTCCCCTTTTAGAAGGATTCATATCAGTTTGTAATAATTAATGGTTGATCTTAATTTTTCCAAATCACCAGAGATTTCTTCGAACTAAAACTTGGTTTCCCTTTTGTCTATTCACGTGCCTTTGAATTTAGTTTGTCTATTCCTTACGTTGGTTTCTTATCCGTTTTCTTGTCAGGGATCGTGATTGTGATTCAAGAACTGCGTAGCCGCTTTCGACAGCATCTCGATCAGGAGTAAGATAGCAACAAAACCGTGTAGCCGCTTTCCACAGCATCTCAGGAgtaaggatatatatatatataggagtaacAATTAACCTCTTTTGGATTGGAGTGTTCGTATACTGAGTTTTAAAATTGTTGAGTTTTGCCAAACTTTTTCTAGCTTTCTACGTTTGCAAATATATCATTCTTTTCCAACTTTATTCACTCTATTCTACTTTCCAAATCGCCAAGTTCTTGGCCTTGCAAATTGGAAAtctctttatccattttttCACGACATATATTTTCATTTCCTTATGGGGGTTTATTATGAATGAAAGATTTTTACATCGtggtttatttcatatttttcattcTGTTCATCGTTATTTTCTTCTTCACCTTGATTGGATTCATCGTGGGAATGCATTCGTTGATAGTAGAATTAGGTATTTGTTCACTGTTCTGTCCAACTTTCCCTACTAAATTAAGATAGCAGCTGCCGGTAAATATGCATGATCGATGGTTCACAATCAAATCCTAAAGTATCAGGAAATAAGACATTAATTGCATTATATATTGTTATAAGCAATGGCCGTGattgcattttgttttccttgcGTGCTGTACGTTAAGGCTTGTCCCAcatattggttaattataaccccCAAAAGCCTGGGTGGTCTCTTCATTTATTGCCTGGGTGGTCTCTTCATTCCTTGCCaattg
Proteins encoded in this region:
- the LOC131301150 gene encoding uncharacterized protein LOC131301150, whose translation is MCVVNFKHAIVYVLDSLPSLSKPKVQNEKVLRVLQYLDDLIQHLGNNGCVKKAHKLPIKRLKWLPIQESGSDDCGVYTAKYFDLKQFNKEEAAKLKFTSEEGRNNLVLDLILCGENIIRNEVI